From Desulfurococcus sp.:
CCCCTCATTCTAATCTTAATCTTCACTCTACCCGGGTATACTAGATTCCTGAGGATTACACCTGGATCCCTGAGGAAATCCTCGAGGCTAGCACTCCCGTGCACTGGGATAATGTTCTCTACGAAACCATACTCACTGCTAATAGCCCTCCTGTAAACCCTCTCAACACTAAGACAGCTGCGGACGAAGAGAACACCGGGGAATCCAGCCTCCTCTACAACAACATTACTATCTAGAGCGTAGAGTACATCACCAATCTCCCGAATACACCACTCAACACTACCAACCCTGCACGTAGCAATCAGCACAATACTACAAGCCATAAGCCAGCTCAACCCCTCGAGTAAACTCTTACCCTAGCACACCGTAAAAGAACAGGATCCAGGTGGTAAACCCAGTAATACACCACCATAGAATATTTAAACTACCACGCATACTAAAAGTATTATCGGTGAAGTAGTAGTGAAAGCAATCTCACCAGTAATAGCAACTGTCATCATAGTAGCTGTGACTATAGCTGTAGCAATAGCTGTAGCACTATGGATCTCAGGGTTAACCGGGGCATTCACAGGAACAGAAAACCTACAAATAGTGACAGCATACGCTACAGCATACGCTACTACAAACGAAACATACTGGAATATAACATTAGAAGTCAAGAATGTAGGGACAACGGATGCTACAATAGACCAGATATTCATAAACGGAAAGCCGTATACTGCGTATGGGGACAACATAACAGTTTCTGAAGTAACAGTAAGCACGAATACCATGCAAACTAATACTACGACTCCTACCATGCAAACTAATACTACGACTCCACCTTTATCGCTACCTGCTGGTAGCAATATAACCATACTCATAACGATCAAAAAAGACGCGGGGTTCACGTCAGGTCAGATGGTTGAGATTAAACTTCACACTGCTAGTGGTAAAGAGTACCCGAAGATGGTCACCCTCCCCTAACATAACAGTCTAACTTAGTCCTAGTGTTTTTCCACCTATCCCCTTCCTCTCCTAGTCTCCTAAGGGTTCCTGGTGTAAGTAGATGTGAATACCGTTAAACCCTCGATGTAATGTAGAGTGTTTTCAGGCTTGCTGCGGCCACGTCTCACTTAAGCTTATACTTCTCTTTCTCCTTCTTTTAATACACTCTAAGTGCTTTCAGTCTTTTTTATTGCTTCGGGTTATCTATGAATGTATCAAGGAGTGTATTCCACGCATTCTCATATTTCAGTCTTTTCTGATCGCTTCTAGACGTTGATTCTCACTGTAAGAGTCTATAAGCTTTTCGGCTAAGCTTCCCGCGAGCCGGTGAGATGCTAACTACGACTCTATGAAAAGTCAAGCATTCAGAATGCCATGAGAAAACCGGGGGTCAGTTTAAAATAAGCGGAACTAATAGTCTAGGGGTTAATGATGTATTTTTCGTATTTTCTCAGGGATTCCTGGTATTTCTCGAATTTAGGGCATATTAGCTTGAGAGTCCTCCAGAATCTCTTGGTGTGTCTCTTTACAAAGATGTGGGCAATCTCGTGAGCAATAATGTATTTTAGTGTACTTTTAGGTAGTGCTATAGCGTTCAGTTTAACTAGAATCTTGCTGCCTTTAAGCTTTACAATTCTCTGCTTCTTGCTATATAACCTCTATCACTCTCGAATACGTTTTCACGTAAGCCCACAGATTACTTTAGAGGTAGTTATTGAACCAGCTTCAGCCGATTGCCTGTAAATCTTTAAGTGGGAGAGGCTACGGGAAGTAGTGGATAATGACGTAGGGTTCGTGCTTTATCATGCCGACACAATAGTCGCTTTCAGAGGCGAATGGGTCTACTATGATCCAGGTATCTCCTTTTATTTCAAGGTATTTGACGCTGATGATATCTGGAAGCCTTGAACCTAGACCTACAGCTTCAGCTATCTCTTCCTCAGCATTCAAGAATTCCTTAAGGGAGCGCGGATAGCGGACAAGCACTGCGAGGTGATCGATGACTCTGTCGCCGTCTGTATCGACTTCAATAAACTTTGTTTGAAGACCCAGTGCCTGATACATTGAAGCTAAGAGTATAGCTACATCATCACAGTCACCCGCCTTAAGTTCAAGTGTCTCACTCGGCTTCTGGAAGAGTTCAAAGCCAGGGTCTTTAACATAACGGATGTTCTTCGCAACCCAGACATTCACAATCCATATATACCAGGCATCCCTGTCATCAATGTAGCCATACAAAGTTCTCGGTAAGCGGTTTTAGAGATTTCACAATCATTAATTTTACTCTCGCATCACCATAGCTAGCAGATACTATAAAATAGTAAGTCCCCTTCACTGGTACACGCCATTCAAAGCTAGAGGAGTAAACAGCTTTACGTGATAGTATAGTATAGTAGAATGAGCCTTTCTCCCTAAAGAGCTCGTAGTCATCCTCGCTCATAACATAGAAGTCGATGGGAGCTGTAGAGGAGAGAGAACCGTTCACGTAATCATACCTGTCGAGTTCAACTCTGATCGCCCAGTAATATCCTCTGCTGACATGCTTCTCCTCACTTACAAGTACATTTGAAGACCAGAGCTCAGGAAATGTTTCCAGAGGATTTGTTGCTAAGGCGACAGCGAATTTCCTCACAGACATGGGGTCAACAGCTTTTAGAACCCTTTCCTCGAAACTCGTTATATTATACCAGGAGGAGGCAATACTCGTTGTATTATACCAAGGAGAAACACTAAGGCGTGAGGCGTTGAAGTCTTAACCAATATAAGAATAAGATACTTCTAATACAAGCACCGTGGATGCTATCAAAATTACCGCGACAGCACGCTTCCGCCTCTCATCCTCACTCACTCTCCCATTCATACCCTCGCCTCGAATAGATTACTCCTAAATACACTTGTCTCGAACATGCCTAATAGTATTTTTATCAAATTAAACTTTATTTTTAGCGCCCTTAAGTTGCTTTGGGATCAATGGTACTTTTATCAGGCTCACACATATGGATGATGCTAACTTTTCCCGCTTTTACTAATTGATCCCCGTTAATCTAAGATGAGCGAGACTGAGAGATAATACTTTTCATGAGAGCCCGGTACTTCCAGGCTCCTAGAATTCAGCTTAAGCTTCAACAGGGTATTCCTATTTACTTTCTTTAATTAAACTGAGATACACCGGCACGATACTTCACGTTGCTCCATGCAGGCATTTCCATATAAACCTTAGCAGGAGACTCTAATACCTCGCTGTGAAGCCTAGTATCCTTAAATCCCCAGCTATCATTCAACACGTACCAGTATAGTAGCTAGTATAGGCATGAATACCACGGTACCCCTACAGTTCCCACTCTCCAAGCCTCCTCGTGTTAGATACACCTTCACTCTGCTATCAAGCCGAGAACACGCGTGCACGGCACTAGACCCCATGCGTCCCTCTAGGATGCCACCGAGTTTAAGCCGTGATTTTAATGAGGGGGAGTGCGGCGGCCGGGATTTGAACCCGGGATCTCCGGCTTGGGGGGCCAGCGTCCTAGTCCAGGCTAGACGACCGCCGCTCTAATACTAGTCTAAGAGATGTCGTGCTTTAAAATATTACTTCATTGTCTTAGTTTTGCTTGTTTTGAACTAGATGATAGAGCCTGTTATTGCTACTGCTAGCAGTACTCCTACCCGTATATACAACACCTGTTAATGCAAGCTTAGAGTTAGGTCTAATAGCATACGATGCAGAAGCCAATGGATATACAGGGCCTTCAACGACATTAACCCTTGAATTCTACTATGGTGGCGCAATATTGAAGGCAAGTGTTAGCGTTAATGGTGCTGATGCCTATGATGCCGCTCTGCTAGCAATAGTAGGAAGCTATGATACAACTCGAGGTGTATGGGTAAGTTTGGGGAACGTAATACAAGGGTATACTAAAAGCTGGTCAGGATCCTTGAACTGGGAGTCATATGATATCCGTTTAAAGAGCACCTATAAAACTGGTATTATTGTTACTCCCGGTTATGGAGGCTGTATTGTAGAAACCAGTGGATACGCTACTTTCGCTGTAACTCATTCCACGTGGTGGGGACTAGTAAGAGAAGAAAGAATTGATCTAATACCTCTTACTGCAATAGGAATCATCTGTAGTTCTGTAGGGTGTTAAAAATTTCTTACTTATTCTTCTCTTTAAACCATTAACGAGGTTGAGTGTATGCTTAAACCCATGGTATTCTACTCGCTTGCTCTCACCCTGCTACTCCTAGCTGGTGCTGTGAGCGCTGACTCTACTGTGTTAAAGTCTCCTGAGGTTCTCGCCTACTATGGCTCTATGTATTTTGTTGAGAGGCAGGGAGACAGCTTTAATTATAATGGAACTTACTTTGATGGGACTGTCACCATTGAGAAAATTGAACCCTTAAACGAGACAGCAGCCTGGGTTTATGTGGATATTACTGCCAGTGAAGTCTTGTATAGACCTGATGCATGCTCAGACACAGTAAACTTGACTATACCAGCTAAAATCGTTGTGCGTGACTACCGCTTGCAGTTGAAGTATCTGGTTGACACTGTAAGAAATTACGCGTGGGTTAATGGAGAGTTCATAGGCTTCTTCCCATTCTACATATTCCCTGAACTAAGCTATAGTAATGCATCTAAATACACCTACATCTACATGGAGGAGGAGCTAAAATTAGTCTCAGAAGAAGGTAAACCGCTCCCAAATGTAATAAGGCTTCCAGATAATACTACATTACCCACGCTCAATCTCGTGAACAAGTATATATCTATACTATACTATATCTATACCTATTTGTGTATCATTACCCAGTATCCATCTTTGGCTATGTACCTTTAGGGAATAACAGTTATCTGAAAGTTCGTCTATGGATTGATGGAAGCTGGCTTCCCTACTTGAAGTCTATTGACGACTACCCAAAATCTGTTACATTCATAGATTACAAGAAGCTAGCTTTAATTATCGCTACTATATCTGTAATCATAGTTTTAGTCATAGTATTCATTAAGAGAAGGAGGAAGTAGATGAAGCTACCTTTAAGAGAGGCTTTTTCAGCATCAGTTATTTTTATGATGGCTCTCCTAGTATCCTCGCCACTATTAATTGCTCTCCAGGGTTTTACACCCTACACTCTCAAAATTCAAGGCAATATCGCTAAGCAGTTTATCACTATAGGCTTTAATGAGAGTAGTAGAGGGCTGTGCCCGCCTACGGTGCTGGTGTACATTAATAGATCCATGCTTCTCTTAAACTACCGCGGGTATCTTGATGAGGTTTCAGCAGTATTCTTCATCATGCTAGGCGTTATTACAGCCTACATTATTGCTGAGCCATTAGAGTACAAGTACTTTTTCATTGAGGCTACTTATAGTGGTGGAAGACTAAGAGTATTTGCAACTAGACTCATCATTATATATATGCTTGGAGGTATAGCATCACTCTCGGTGGAGTAAATCTTGCTGG
This genomic window contains:
- a CDS encoding DUF4352 domain-containing protein codes for the protein MKAISPVIATVIIVAVTIAVAIAVALWISGLTGAFTGTENLQIVTAYATAYATTNETYWNITLEVKNVGTTDATIDQIFINGKPYTAYGDNITVSEVTVSTNTMQTNTTTPTMQTNTTTPPLSLPAGSNITILITIKKDAGFTSGQMVEIKLHTASGKEYPKMVTLP
- a CDS encoding RNA-binding protein; the protein is MACSIVLIATCRVGSVEWCIREIGDVLYALDSNVVVEEAGFPGVLFVRSCLSVERVYRRAISSEYGFVENIIPVHGSASLEDFLRDPGVILRNLVYPGRVKIKIRMRGVRGLSRILFARVAEVLRSMGVTHDPSSPTCLFIEGVGGVVYLGVGLCKSVRRSLV
- a CDS encoding transglutaminase-like domain-containing protein: MYGYIDDRDAWYIWIVNVWVAKNIRYVKDPGFELFQKPSETLELKAGDCDDVAILLASMYQALGLQTKFIEVDTDGDRVIDHLAVLVRYPRSLKEFLNAEEEIAEAVGLGSRLPDIISVKYLEIKGDTWIIVDPFASESDYCVGMIKHEPYVIIHYFP